One part of the Salvelinus sp. IW2-2015 linkage group LG28, ASM291031v2, whole genome shotgun sequence genome encodes these proteins:
- the ankef1a gene encoding ankyrin repeat and EF-hand domain containing 1a, whose amino-acid sequence MKTPVAEGRLQVLQIYRLLQYVHEGDQPQIEKMVDMGVEDLINLTEPREGTGVLHLAAVANNTDMVSFLLAQGAQPNVQDKRGRTPVMLAAEMGHDGMVALLAKNYAKMNLLDADGKGVLFYCIFPTKRHMRCLQVALHSLADVNNVSLAGTPVFLLACQRAADCSAMCLSILEQGADPNAANQMTGRTALMEAARAGAVELVRAILLRGANPNTLDKNHLHATHFAAMGGFFEVIQVLSAYSADMGVMTSEGDTPLHYAARGGFTDCCRFLAQRGCNPKQKDQEGLLPRHIAKDNGYKAVVKELKKAERIHGKYSKTGMSNPNTPWALTLHDWSHEHEAALRNAFLDESEAKGTETVSREMFISVLQKLQAPVELDQLHKVVGAHDKRREGLVNVSDFFKGLKYLQKPFTIASYGPKKKKGGKRGKKGKKKAKFTLPMPICTIPPELIYRRDDGGPPHYMIETYQHCTDVTRFDRDHPPVHPIEDDSAWYLDKPERVYIDINYCVKTGDLESLNLAFSQGVPVDVKDRFYKTPLMTACSSGNYEVAQFLLNLGADVNVCDQFRWTPLHHACHAGQLDIMELLVERGAKVDTPSLNGATPLMRAIESCRPCCVDYLIKAGATVAAENKKEQNCLDIAHAYADFRIVDLVQAKIDTLPKLKENKKGKGGIPQPKPRPATAQEKGHGPVTPAPSEMVVNKAMFLKESVILHSTQIISGQVNKVDISYVPKTVWGKQTTTSQLVEKMQKKRERFSYEVDFEDFMMPFSKNIQQKSLKLTQATN is encoded by the exons ATGAAGACCCCGGTGGCCGAGGGTCGCCTGCAGGTGCTGCAGATCTACCGGCTCCTCCAGTATGTTCATGAGGGAGACCAGCCTCAGATAGAGAAGATGGTAGACATGGGTGTGGAGGACCtcatcaacctgacagagccacGGGAGGGCACCGGAGTTCTCCACCTGGCTGCTGTGGCCAACAACACAGACATGGTCAGCTTCCTGCTGGCCCAGGGCGCCCAGCCCAACGTCCAGGACAAAAGGGGACGCACCCCGGTCATGTTAGCAGCTGAGATGGGGCACGACGGCATGGTGGCCCTGCTAGCTAAGAACTACGCTAAAATGAACCTGTTGGATGCTGACGGGAAAG GTGTGCTCTTCTACTGCATCTTCCCCACCAAGCGCCACATGCGCTGCCTGCAGGTGGCCCTACACAGCTTGGCTGATGTCAACAACGTCTCGCTCGCCGGGACACCCGTGTTCCTGCTGGCGTGTCAACGTGCCGCCGACTGCTCCGCCATGTGCCTCAGCATCCTGGAGCAGGGCGCCGACCCCAATGCAGCCAATCAG ATGACAGGCCGCACTGCATTGATGGAGGCAGCCAGGGCTGGGGCTGTGGAGCTGGTCAGAGCCATCCTACTGAGGGGGGCAAACCCCAACACCCTCGACAAGAACCACCTCCACGCCACACACTTCGCTGCCATGGGGGGATTCTTTGAG GTGATCCAGGTGCTGTCTGCTTACTCAGCTGACATGGGGGTGATGACATCAGAGGGGGACACTCCTCTGCACTACGCTGCCCGAGGGGGCTTCACTGATTGCTGCAGGTTCCTAGCACAGAGAG GTTGTAACCCCAAACAAAAAGACCAGGAGGGCCTTCTACCCCGTCATATTGCCAAAGACAACGGCTACAAGGCAGTTGTAAAGGAACTCAAGAAAGCAGAGAGGATACATGGGAAGTACTCCAAAACCGGGATGTCCAATCCCAACACTCCCTGGGCCCTGACCCTCCACGATTGGTCCCACGAGCACGAGGCCGCCCTCCGGAACGCCTTTTTGGACGAATCAGAAGCCAAGGGCACGGAGACAGTCTCTAGGGAAATGTTTATATCTGTGCTGCAGAAGCTCCAGGCCCCAGTGGAACTGGACCAGCTCCACAAGGTGGTAGGGGCCCACGACAAAAGGAGAGAAGGACTAGTCAACGTCAGTGACTTCTTCAAGGGCCTCAAGTACCTCCAGAAACCATTTACCATCGCCTCTTAtggtccaaagaagaagaaaggaggaaagagaggtaAAAAGGGCAAGAAAAAGGCTAAATTCACTCTCCCCATGCCTATTTGTACCATCCCACCTGAGCTTATATACCGGCGGGACGACGGCGGGCCGCCTCACTACATGATCGAGACGTACCAGCATTGTACTGACGTCACCCGTTTCGACCGCGACCACCCGCCAGTCCACCCGATAGAGGATGACTCCGCCTGGTACCTAGACAAGCCGGAGAGGGTCTATATCGACATCAACTACTGTGTGAAGACGGGGGACCTGGAGTCTCTGAACCTGGCCTTCAGTCAGGGGGTCCCGGTGGACGTGAAGGACCGCTTCTATAAGACCCCTCTCATGACCGCCTGTTCCAGTGGAAACTACGAGGTGGCCCAATTCCTCCTCAACTTGGG GGCTGACGTGAATGTGTGTGACCAGTTCCGTTGGACGCCCCTTCACCACGCTTGTCACGCCGGACAACTGGACATAATGGAGCTGCTGGTGGAGAGAGGAGCCAAGGTGGACACGCCCTCTCTCAACGGTGCCACACCCCTCATGAGGGCCATCGAGAGCTGCAGGCCCTGCTGTGTGGACTACCTCATCAAGGCCGGGGCAACGGTTGCTGCAGAAAACAAGAAAG AGCAAAATTGCTTGGACATCGCCCATGCCTATGCAGACTTCAGGATTGTGGACTTGGTCCAGGCTAAGATTGATACTCTGCCCAAACTCAAGGAGAACAAGAAAGGAAAAGGGGGTATACCTCAACCTAAACCCAGACCTGCCACTGCCCAAGAAAAG ggtcaTGGTCCGGTGACCCCTGCCCCATCTGAGATGGTAGTGAATAAAGCGATGTTCCTGAAGGAGAGCGTCATTCTGCACAGCACTCAGATCATCAGCGGACAAGTCAACAAAGTGGACATCAGCTACGTGCCAAAAACG GTATGGGGCAAGCAGACCACCACCAGCCAGCTGGTAGAGAAGAtgcagaagaagagggagaggtttTCCTACGAGGTGGACTTTGAGGACTTTATGATGCCCTTCAGTAAGAACATCCAGCAGAAATCGCTGAAGCTAACTCAAGCTACTAACTAG